One region of Streptomyces leeuwenhoekii genomic DNA includes:
- a CDS encoding DUF2637 domain-containing protein, whose translation MRLTDISLNWLLPGAVLLLGMLAAVAVLARGKRTSGKHASADDSWERAEERRRRKEAVYGTVSYVLLFCCAAVAAALSFHGLVGFGEQNLGLSGGWQYLVPFGLDGAAMFCSVLAVREASHGDAALGSRILVWTFALAAAWFNWVHAPRGVGHAGAPHFFAGMSLSAAVLFDRALKQTRRAALREQGLVPRPLPQIRIVRWLRAPRETYRAWSLMLLEGVRSLDEAVEEVREDRRRKEETRRLHREQQRLERARLKAIRRGHPGFAGRGDGPQVEIEVQAVERGADRASAEPAISAPPTPEQLPPQSRPSLQPVRGGADRVTVDLTAEDDTQTLPRLDSLERKLKDLERQFG comes from the coding sequence ATGAGACTGACCGACATATCGCTGAACTGGCTGCTTCCGGGCGCCGTACTGCTCCTGGGCATGCTGGCGGCGGTGGCGGTGCTCGCGCGCGGCAAGCGCACCTCGGGGAAGCACGCGAGCGCGGACGACTCGTGGGAGCGGGCCGAGGAGCGCCGCAGACGCAAGGAGGCCGTCTACGGCACCGTCTCCTACGTGCTGCTGTTCTGCTGCGCCGCGGTGGCGGCGGCGCTGTCCTTCCACGGTCTGGTCGGCTTCGGCGAGCAGAACCTCGGGCTCTCCGGCGGCTGGCAGTACCTGGTCCCGTTCGGTCTGGACGGGGCCGCGATGTTCTGTTCCGTGCTGGCGGTGCGCGAGGCCAGTCACGGTGACGCCGCGCTCGGCTCCCGGATCCTGGTGTGGACGTTCGCCCTGGCGGCGGCCTGGTTCAACTGGGTGCACGCGCCGCGGGGCGTGGGCCACGCGGGCGCCCCGCACTTCTTCGCGGGCATGTCCCTGTCGGCGGCGGTCCTGTTCGACCGCGCCCTGAAGCAGACGCGCCGGGCGGCCCTGCGCGAGCAGGGGCTGGTGCCGCGTCCCCTGCCGCAGATCCGTATCGTCCGCTGGCTGCGGGCGCCCCGGGAGACCTACCGGGCCTGGTCGCTCATGCTCCTGGAGGGGGTGCGCAGCCTGGACGAGGCGGTCGAGGAGGTGCGCGAGGACCGGCGGCGGAAGGAGGAGACCCGGCGGCTCCACCGCGAGCAGCAGCGCCTGGAGCGGGCCCGGCTGAAGGCGATCCGCCGGGGCCACCCGGGGTTCGCCGGGCGGGGCGACGGGCCGCAGGTCGAGATCGAGGTGCAGGCGGTGGAACGGGGCGCGGACCGGGCCTCCGCGGAGCCTGCCATATCCGCGCCGCCCACCCCGGAGCAGTTGCCCCCGCAGTCGCGTCCCTCCCTCCAGCCCGTCCGTGGCGGGGCTGACCGGGTCACCGTCGACCTCACCGCGGAGGACGACACCCAGACCCTGCCGCGCCTGGACTCCCTGGAGCGCAAACTCAAGGACCTGGAGCGGCAGTTCGGCTGA
- a CDS encoding ATP-binding protein, translating into MKRQAGGGGPTTVGAPSAHGTTRQQTGSTGAAAPQLRRRLGRADLRAVPEARRALRDLLRQWGRPGRSAVAELLTSELVTNALIHTDDDAVLTATVGPRGVRVEVRDFVAGRLRPSAPAPGDATNGRGLVLLESLADAWGVRAHGVGKSVWFELDAEAG; encoded by the coding sequence ATGAAGAGGCAGGCAGGAGGGGGCGGCCCCACGACGGTCGGGGCCCCCTCGGCACACGGCACGACACGGCAGCAGACCGGCAGCACCGGCGCGGCGGCGCCCCAGCTCAGGCGAAGACTGGGACGGGCGGACTTACGGGCCGTCCCCGAGGCGCGCCGGGCGCTGCGCGATCTGCTGCGGCAGTGGGGCAGGCCCGGACGGTCCGCGGTGGCGGAGCTGCTGACCAGCGAACTCGTCACCAACGCGCTGATCCACACCGACGACGACGCCGTCCTGACGGCCACGGTCGGGCCGCGCGGGGTGCGGGTGGAGGTGCGGGACTTCGTGGCCGGGCGGCTCCGGCCGTCCGCTCCCGCCCCCGGCGACGCCACGAACGGAAGGGGACTGGTGCTGCTGGAGTCCCTCGCGGACGCCTGGGGCGTGCGGGCGCACGGGGTGGGCAAGTCGGTCTGGTTCGAACTGGACGCCGAGGCGGGGTGA
- a CDS encoding pyruvate dehydrogenase — protein MARQNVAEQFVDILARAGVRRLYGVVGDSLNPVVDAVRRNAAIDWVHVRHEESAAFAAGAEAQITGKLTACAGSCGPGNLHLINGLYDAHRSMAPVLALASHIPSSEIGLGYFQETHPDRLFTECSHYCELISSPQQMPRVLQTAIQHAVGRRGVSVVALPGDIAGEPAPERAARTALVTTRPTVRPGDDELDRLVRLIDDADKVTLFCGSGTAGAHAEVMEFAEKVKAPVGHALRGKEWIQYDNPFDVGMSGLLGYGAAYEATHECDLLLLLGTDFPYNAFLPDDVKIAQVDIRPEHLGRRSKLDLAVWGDVKETLRCLTPRVKTKKSRRFLDKMLKKHAEALEGVVKAYTKKVDKHVPLHPEYVAAVLDETADDDAVFTVDTGMCNVWAARYLTPNGRRRIIGSFSHGSMANALPMAIGAQLTDRRRQVVTLSGDGGFSMLMGDFLTLVQYDLPVKVVLFDNSSLGMVELEMMVAGLPSYGTANTNPDFAAVAEACGARGVRVEKPKQLAGALKDAFRHKGPALVHVVTDPNALSIPPKISADMVTGFALSASKIVLDGGVGRMLQMARSNLRNIPRP, from the coding sequence ATGGCCAGACAGAACGTCGCGGAACAGTTCGTCGACATCCTCGCCCGTGCCGGAGTCCGGCGCCTGTACGGCGTCGTCGGAGACAGCCTCAACCCCGTCGTGGACGCCGTCCGCCGCAACGCCGCCATCGACTGGGTGCATGTGCGGCACGAGGAGAGCGCCGCCTTCGCCGCCGGTGCCGAGGCACAGATCACCGGCAAGCTGACCGCGTGCGCCGGTTCCTGCGGGCCGGGCAACCTGCACCTCATCAACGGCCTGTACGACGCCCACCGCTCCATGGCCCCCGTCCTCGCCCTCGCCTCCCACATCCCCTCCAGCGAGATCGGCCTCGGCTACTTCCAGGAGACCCACCCCGACCGGCTGTTCACCGAGTGCAGCCACTACTGCGAACTCATCTCCAGCCCACAACAGATGCCGCGGGTGCTCCAGACCGCCATCCAGCACGCCGTCGGCCGGCGCGGCGTGAGCGTCGTCGCCCTGCCCGGCGACATCGCGGGGGAGCCCGCCCCCGAGCGGGCCGCCCGGACCGCCCTGGTGACCACGCGGCCCACCGTCCGCCCGGGCGACGACGAACTGGACCGGCTGGTCCGGCTGATCGACGACGCCGACAAGGTCACCCTGTTCTGCGGCAGCGGTACGGCGGGCGCGCACGCCGAGGTCATGGAGTTCGCCGAGAAGGTCAAGGCGCCGGTGGGGCACGCGCTGCGCGGGAAGGAGTGGATCCAGTACGACAACCCGTTCGACGTCGGGATGAGCGGGCTGCTCGGTTACGGCGCCGCCTACGAGGCCACCCACGAGTGCGATCTGCTGCTCCTGCTCGGCACCGACTTCCCGTACAACGCCTTCCTGCCCGACGACGTGAAGATCGCGCAGGTCGACATCCGGCCCGAGCACCTGGGCCGCCGCTCCAAGCTGGACCTGGCGGTGTGGGGCGACGTGAAGGAGACCCTGCGCTGCCTGACCCCGCGGGTGAAGACCAAGAAGAGCCGGCGCTTCCTGGACAAGATGCTGAAGAAGCACGCGGAGGCGCTGGAGGGAGTCGTCAAGGCGTACACGAAGAAGGTCGACAAGCACGTCCCCCTCCACCCCGAGTACGTGGCGGCGGTCCTGGACGAGACGGCCGACGACGACGCGGTGTTCACCGTCGACACCGGCATGTGCAACGTCTGGGCGGCGCGCTACCTCACCCCCAACGGGCGCCGCCGCATCATCGGCTCCTTCTCGCACGGCTCGATGGCCAACGCGCTGCCGATGGCGATCGGCGCCCAGCTCACCGACCGGCGGCGGCAGGTCGTCACCCTGTCCGGCGACGGCGGTTTCTCCATGCTGATGGGCGACTTCCTCACCCTGGTCCAGTACGACCTCCCGGTGAAGGTGGTGCTGTTCGACAACTCCTCGCTCGGCATGGTGGAGCTGGAGATGATGGTCGCGGGGCTCCCCTCGTACGGCACCGCCAACACCAACCCCGACTTCGCAGCCGTCGCCGAGGCGTGCGGTGCCCGCGGTGTGCGCGTGGAGAAGCCCAAACAGCTCGCCGGTGCGCTCAAGGACGCTTTCCGGCACAAGGGCCCCGCCCTCGTCCACGTCGTCACCGACCCCAACGCCCTGTCCATCCCGCCGAAGATCAGCGCCGACATGGTCACCGGCTTCGCCCTGTCCGCCTCGAAGATCGTCCTGGACGGCGGGGTCGGCCGCATGCTCCAGATGGCCCGCTCCAACCTGCGCAACATCCCGCGCCCGTAG
- a CDS encoding protein phosphatase 2C domain-containing protein → MSQQGASPTGHEDDWWGQLYDDTTGDTGPTAAADSLDDRFASAAGAVKGTDGAPADGTDRTAGAPGPGERPRPATAAARPPRAANGVPAPRTGDPRIPAAGPGKAESPPGRTGDATDTAARGGDAADAGSAAGVPVGGPSGGADAVDVTSGGAEAADLPPGGGKPTGGPSGAGESAGAPAAPPRAPWEPPSAVPAGPVTFPPAHDAAPGDGGGDVVDAGSATGEPVGGPSQGENPAGVPAAGEAAPPRAPWEPPSAVPAGPVTFPPGAEAGPRSTPGAPSRAGAPAAHVPAARTPPDPRTSPPPPPPSFPLRTPAPTGSPSAAREQDIPEAPGGTRLDEPSSGPGDGQDAGAVPPPPSPDYVGSGPPTYDPEPTALPAADPDNLDDLIPDTVLDGARYGTSTLRAVSLRGDSARFRGERRRDALLTARFGTGDQTLVLVAMATGARAAPGAHRAAAELCRWIGRAVGRSHLQLLADVRAGRRGDLKAGLHRLTDRSLGKLRADAREQGLAPDTYAPALRCLLLPGDPDCRTRVFFGVGAGGLFRLRGGTWQDLEPAADAPGSDPAGHGPEPDRTPEGDRLTPDPDAAAPPAPYGEPAGTPPREPFRFRACVARPGDVLLIGTAGLAEPLRGEEALREHLARRWSGATPPGLAAFLADARVRVKGYADDRTAAAVWEA, encoded by the coding sequence ATGAGCCAGCAGGGGGCAAGTCCCACCGGTCACGAGGACGACTGGTGGGGGCAGTTGTACGACGACACCACCGGCGACACGGGCCCCACGGCCGCGGCCGATTCCCTGGACGACCGGTTCGCCTCGGCGGCCGGGGCGGTGAAGGGGACGGACGGAGCACCGGCGGACGGCACGGACCGGACGGCCGGCGCTCCCGGCCCCGGTGAACGGCCCCGCCCGGCCACCGCCGCCGCCCGGCCGCCCCGCGCGGCGAACGGCGTCCCGGCACCGCGTACGGGCGACCCGCGCATCCCCGCGGCCGGCCCCGGGAAAGCGGAGAGCCCTCCAGGGCGGACCGGGGACGCGACGGACACCGCTGCCCGTGGCGGGGACGCGGCGGACGCCGGGTCCGCTGCCGGGGTGCCGGTGGGCGGTCCGTCCGGCGGCGCGGACGCGGTGGACGTGACGTCCGGTGGCGCAGAGGCGGCGGACCTCCCGCCCGGTGGCGGAAAACCGACGGGTGGTCCGTCCGGTGCGGGGGAATCGGCGGGTGCCCCGGCCGCTCCTCCGCGCGCCCCCTGGGAGCCGCCGTCCGCCGTACCGGCGGGCCCCGTCACCTTCCCGCCCGCACACGACGCCGCGCCCGGTGACGGAGGCGGGGACGTGGTGGACGCCGGGTCCGCCACCGGGGAGCCGGTGGGCGGCCCGTCCCAGGGCGAGAACCCGGCGGGTGTCCCGGCGGCAGGCGAGGCCGCTCCTCCGCGCGCCCCCTGGGAGCCGCCGTCCGCCGTACCGGCGGGCCCCGTCACCTTCCCGCCCGGAGCGGAGGCCGGGCCCCGGAGCACGCCGGGAGCACCGTCCCGCGCCGGGGCACCCGCCGCGCACGTCCCGGCCGCCCGGACGCCCCCCGACCCGCGAACGTCCCCGCCGCCACCCCCGCCCTCGTTCCCCCTCCGGACGCCCGCCCCGACCGGCTCCCCGTCCGCCGCCAGGGAGCAGGACATCCCCGAGGCCCCGGGCGGAACCCGCCTGGACGAGCCCTCCTCGGGCCCGGGGGACGGCCAGGACGCCGGGGCCGTCCCGCCGCCCCCGTCCCCCGACTACGTGGGCTCCGGCCCGCCCACCTACGACCCCGAACCGACCGCGCTGCCGGCCGCCGACCCCGACAACCTCGACGACCTGATCCCGGACACCGTGCTGGACGGGGCCCGCTACGGCACCTCCACCCTGCGGGCCGTCTCCCTGCGCGGGGACTCCGCCCGGTTCCGCGGCGAGCGGCGTCGCGACGCGCTGCTCACCGCCCGCTTCGGCACGGGCGACCAGACCCTGGTCCTGGTGGCGATGGCCACCGGGGCCCGCGCCGCTCCGGGGGCGCACCGCGCCGCCGCCGAGCTGTGCCGCTGGATCGGCCGTGCCGTCGGCCGCAGCCACCTCCAGTTGCTCGCGGACGTCCGGGCCGGGCGGCGCGGCGACCTGAAGGCCGGGCTGCACCGCCTCACCGACCGCAGCCTCGGCAAGCTCCGCGCCGACGCCCGCGAACAGGGCCTCGCCCCCGACACGTACGCGCCCGCCCTGCGCTGTCTGCTGCTGCCGGGCGACCCCGACTGCCGTACGCGCGTGTTCTTCGGCGTCGGCGCCGGCGGACTGTTCCGGCTGCGCGGGGGCACCTGGCAGGACCTGGAGCCGGCCGCCGACGCCCCCGGCAGCGACCCCGCCGGGCACGGCCCCGAGCCGGACCGGACGCCCGAGGGCGACCGGCTCACCCCCGACCCGGACGCCGCCGCCCCGCCCGCTCCGTACGGCGAACCGGCCGGAACGCCACCCCGGGAACCCTTCCGCTTCCGCGCCTGTGTCGCCCGCCCGGGTGATGTGCTCCTGATCGGCACCGCCGGTCTCGCCGAGCCGCTGCGCGGCGAGGAGGCACTGCGCGAACACCTGGCGCGGCGCTGGTCCGGCGCCACCCCGCCGGGCCTGGCCGCCTTCCTCGCCGACGCCCGGGTCAGGGTGAAGGGCTACGCCGACGACCGTACGGCCGCCGCCGTGTGGGAGGCGTGA